In one window of Methanoregula sp. DNA:
- a CDS encoding transporter substrate-binding domain-containing protein has translation MSNRWYYIAGIILLLGIGSIVLMTLIIPPQPDPSPASQTDKLAEILARGRIVIATDSAYPPNSDLVPGASRTAGTKCAPTEYTANQVTGYNVAVAEEIARQLGVEPCFVMPTRTQIISGSWAEGWDIHVGSLTITSDRMKALYFTQPYYAGPVVMFVHKNNSAFSEISDLSGKRVGVCAGCILERYLQGTLELPGQTIDFAVKNASIVAYDNEANALSDLAAGDGVKLDAVLTNLPMGQDAIKNGIPIRPLNKPAFYGYVAAAVDKKSSRDPASFVNTVTGIIRQQHSDGTLQKLSQQYYGQDRSTEAGKFNISALGQFPP, from the coding sequence ATGTCTAACCGGTGGTATTACATCGCCGGAATCATCCTGCTTCTGGGTATAGGCAGCATTGTACTGATGACGTTGATCATCCCCCCGCAACCGGATCCTTCTCCTGCTTCGCAGACTGATAAGCTCGCCGAGATCCTGGCACGGGGCAGGATTGTTATCGCTACCGATTCGGCATATCCCCCTAATTCAGACCTTGTCCCCGGTGCCAGCCGCACTGCGGGTACCAAATGCGCTCCAACCGAGTACACTGCCAACCAGGTGACCGGCTATAATGTGGCGGTGGCAGAAGAGATTGCCCGGCAGCTTGGTGTCGAGCCCTGCTTTGTCATGCCTACGAGGACACAGATCATAAGCGGTAGCTGGGCCGAGGGTTGGGACATACATGTCGGATCTCTGACTATCACATCTGACCGTATGAAGGCGCTGTACTTTACCCAGCCGTACTATGCCGGCCCGGTGGTCATGTTTGTGCACAAGAACAATTCTGCCTTTTCAGAGATCAGCGATCTTTCGGGAAAACGGGTGGGTGTATGCGCAGGCTGCATTCTCGAACGGTACCTGCAGGGCACGCTTGAACTGCCCGGACAGACGATTGACTTTGCGGTCAAAAATGCTAGTATTGTGGCATATGATAATGAGGCTAATGCCCTATCAGATCTAGCCGCAGGAGATGGCGTCAAACTGGATGCGGTACTGACAAACCTGCCCATGGGTCAGGACGCGATTAAAAATGGCATCCCCATCAGACCGCTCAATAAGCCAGCCTTTTATGGGTATGTGGCCGCAGCGGTAGACAAAAAGAGCAGCAGGGACCCGGCATCTTTTGTTAATACCGTGACCGGGATCATACGGCAGCAGCATAGCGACGGCACCCTGCAAAAACTCTCGCAGCAGTACTATGGACAGGATCGCTCAACAGAGGCGGGCAAATTCAATATCAGCGCTCTGGGACAGTTTCCCCCATAG